The Coffea arabica cultivar ET-39 chromosome 1e, Coffea Arabica ET-39 HiFi, whole genome shotgun sequence genome has a window encoding:
- the LOC113704312 gene encoding feruloyl CoA ortho-hydroxylase F6H1-3, with protein MSAAASVEAIDLIDYVINQGNGVKGLSKLGLKTIPHQYIQPPEERLDQNQIVDEESIPIIDVSNWDDPEVVSSICEAAAKWGFFQIVNHGIPLEVLENVMEAGHKFFELPSEEKRKYLKENSPTPTVQLKTSFSLAEKVLEWKDFLMHWYFPDDESVNLWPAVSKDQVLEYVNWAKPVIRKLLEVLLKGLNVKEFNESKESQLMGALIVDLMHYPLCPNPELAAGVGRHADISSITILLQDEVGGLYVQGTRADQWIHVTPVKGALVINIGDILQIVSNDRYKSIEHRVIVNKSRNRVSVPIFLNPKDDAVVGPFPELLESGEKPIYKNVVFSDYFNFFFSKGPEGKKTLEFAKV; from the exons ATGTCGGCAGCAGCATCAGTAGAAGCCATTGATCTTATAGACTATGTAATAAACCAAGGCAATGGAGTAAAGGGTCTTTCCAAATTAGGCCTAAAAACCATTCCTCACCAATACATCCAACCGCCAGAAGAAAGGCTAGACCAGAACCAAATAGTTGATGAAGAGTCAATACCAATCATTGATGTATCCAACTGGGATGATCCGGAAGTGGTTAGTTCAATCTGTGAGGCTGCTGCCAAGTGGggtttctttcaaattgttaATCATGGCATCCCACTTGAGGTTCTTGAAAATGTGATGGAAGCAGGGCATAAATTCTTTGAGTTACCCAGTGAGGAAAAGAGGAAgtatttgaaggaaaattcacCTACTCCCACTGTTCAGTTGAAGACTAGCTTTAGTTTAGCAGAAAAGGTTTTGGAGTGGAAGGATTTTCTCATGCATTGGTATTTCCCAGATGATGAAAGTGTTAATCTCTGGCCTGCTGTGTCCAA GGATCAGGTGTTGGAATACGTAAACTGGGCAAAGCCTGTAATCAGAAAGCTACTAGAGGTGCTATTGAAAGGGCTTAATGTGAAGGAGTTCAATGAATCAAAAGAATCTCAGCTTATGGGTGCTCTTATTGTCGACCTCATGCACTACCCCTTGTGTCCAAACCCTGAGCTTGCTGCTGGAGTTGGTCGTCATGCTGATATCTCAAGCATCACAATCCTTCTCCAAGACGAAGTAGGTGGCCTATATGTTCAGGGAACAAGAGCTGATCAGTGGATCCATGTAACACCAGTCAAAGGGGCACTCGTGATTAACATAGGCGACATATTACAAATTGTGAGCAATGACCGTTACAAAAGCATTGAGCATCGTGTGATTGTTAACAAAAGTAGAAATAGGGTTTCAGTGCCAATCTTTCTGAACCCTAAAGATGATGCAGTTGTTGGTCCTTTTCCTGAATTGCTGGAGAGTGGAGAAAAACCAATTTATAAGAATGTTGTCTTCTCAGATTACTTCAACTTCTTCTTCAGCAAAGGCCCTGAAGGAAAGAAGACTCTGGAATTTGCAAAGGTATGA